One genomic segment of Hymenobacter psoromatis includes these proteins:
- a CDS encoding glycoside hydrolase family 31 protein: MVTNSVQDNNYMVNDLAAQSGQEQLPGPVRHAAQTNDYLFTFTTENGTRLLLHALSDKVLRFRYLTPGSPAEPDFSYALPDLATEQALRPAAPGFLEFKEKDDHYRLTTARLICIVWKDSLRTRVLDRSGNILSADEKGFHWQHDDETGNDVVKMSHQVPSGVCYYGLGDKPANMNLRGQRFLNWGSDTYGYVKGTDPLYKNIPFFQVLHQRTAHGVFFDNSFKAFFDFAAERADVTSFWADGGEMNYYFLYGPTLLEVTEEYTCLTGPPALPPLWTLGYQQCKWSYFPESNVREVTRGLRERQIPCDAIYLDIDYMDGYRCFTWHPQHFPEPRKLVQELAEDGFKTVVIIDPGIKIDPAYPVYQEGLENDYFCRRADGPLMRGSVWPGLCHFPDYTRPEVREWWAGLFEGLIKDVGVRGVWNDMNEPAVFERGTFPDDVRFGYEGQPTSHRKAHNIYGMQMARATNAGVARFSYPNRPFTITRSTYAGGQRYSSGWTGDNIASWEHLWLANIQCQRLSISGFSFIGSDIGGFIDKPDGELFARWMALGAFHPFFRVHSSGDHGDQEPWSFGEPYTSLARHFIELRYQLLPYVYTAFWQYSTHGTPMLRPLTFLDQNDPETYLRMAEFALGDNLLICPITQPGVDGRWMYLPRGDWYYYWTDERRAGGAETWASADLTRIPLFVRAGAVVPMQPIMQYVGEKVVEQLTLHVYYKNGTAESVLYDDGGEGYGYQEGQQTTRRFTVTGDETSLLLTQTSEGDYQPSYATYRVVLHGMPSAIQSLMADGQSVELGEYPATETTGAALAAVVGVGFGEVRVELAMAVGEVQAT; the protein is encoded by the coding sequence ATGGTTACCAATTCCGTTCAGGACAACAACTACATGGTCAACGACCTGGCGGCGCAAAGCGGCCAGGAACAGCTACCCGGCCCCGTGCGGCACGCTGCCCAAACCAACGACTACCTCTTCACCTTCACCACCGAAAACGGCACCCGCCTGCTGCTGCACGCGCTCTCCGACAAGGTGCTGCGCTTTCGCTACCTCACGCCCGGCAGTCCTGCCGAGCCCGATTTTAGCTACGCCCTGCCCGACCTGGCTACCGAGCAGGCGCTGCGCCCGGCGGCACCTGGTTTTCTGGAATTTAAGGAGAAAGACGACCACTACCGCCTCACTACGGCCCGGCTCATCTGCATTGTGTGGAAAGACTCGCTGCGTACGCGGGTGCTCGACCGCTCGGGCAATATCCTGAGCGCCGATGAGAAGGGCTTTCACTGGCAGCACGACGACGAAACCGGCAACGACGTGGTGAAAATGAGCCACCAGGTGCCCAGCGGCGTGTGCTACTACGGCCTCGGCGACAAGCCCGCCAACATGAACCTGCGCGGCCAGCGCTTCCTCAACTGGGGCTCCGATACCTATGGCTACGTGAAGGGCACCGACCCGCTGTACAAGAATATTCCCTTTTTTCAGGTGCTGCACCAGCGCACGGCGCACGGGGTTTTCTTCGATAATTCGTTTAAAGCCTTCTTCGACTTTGCCGCCGAGCGGGCCGATGTTACCAGCTTTTGGGCCGATGGCGGCGAGATGAATTACTACTTTCTCTACGGCCCTACCCTGCTCGAAGTCACGGAAGAATATACCTGCCTGACCGGCCCGCCCGCCCTACCCCCCCTCTGGACGCTGGGCTACCAGCAGTGCAAGTGGAGCTACTTCCCCGAGAGCAACGTGCGCGAGGTGACGCGCGGCCTGCGCGAGCGCCAGATTCCGTGCGATGCGATTTACCTCGACATTGACTACATGGACGGCTACCGCTGCTTTACCTGGCACCCGCAGCACTTCCCCGAGCCCAGGAAGTTGGTGCAGGAGCTGGCCGAAGATGGGTTTAAAACGGTGGTTATCATCGACCCCGGCATCAAGATTGACCCCGCCTACCCGGTGTATCAGGAAGGGCTGGAAAACGATTATTTCTGCCGCCGCGCCGATGGGCCGCTCATGCGCGGCTCGGTATGGCCGGGCCTGTGCCACTTCCCCGACTACACCCGGCCGGAGGTGCGCGAGTGGTGGGCGGGCTTGTTTGAGGGCTTGATAAAGGACGTGGGCGTGCGGGGCGTGTGGAACGACATGAACGAGCCCGCCGTGTTTGAGCGCGGCACCTTCCCCGACGATGTGCGCTTCGGCTACGAGGGCCAGCCAACTTCGCACCGCAAGGCGCACAATATCTACGGCATGCAGATGGCCCGCGCCACCAACGCGGGCGTGGCGCGCTTTAGCTACCCCAACCGGCCCTTTACCATCACGCGCAGCACCTACGCGGGCGGCCAGCGCTACTCCTCGGGCTGGACCGGCGACAACATTGCCAGCTGGGAGCACCTGTGGCTGGCCAATATTCAGTGTCAGCGCCTGAGCATCAGCGGCTTCAGCTTCATCGGTTCCGACATCGGCGGCTTCATCGACAAGCCCGACGGGGAGCTGTTTGCCCGCTGGATGGCACTGGGGGCCTTCCACCCGTTCTTCCGGGTGCACAGCTCCGGCGACCACGGCGACCAGGAGCCCTGGAGCTTCGGGGAGCCGTACACGAGCCTGGCGCGGCACTTTATCGAGCTGCGCTACCAGCTGCTGCCCTACGTGTACACCGCCTTCTGGCAGTATAGCACCCACGGCACGCCTATGCTGCGCCCGCTCACCTTCCTGGACCAGAACGACCCCGAAACCTACCTGCGCATGGCCGAATTTGCCCTCGGCGACAACCTGCTCATCTGCCCCATCACCCAGCCCGGCGTGGATGGCCGCTGGATGTATTTGCCCCGCGGCGACTGGTACTACTACTGGACCGACGAGCGCCGCGCCGGCGGGGCCGAAACCTGGGCCTCGGCCGACCTCACCCGCATTCCGCTCTTCGTGCGGGCCGGGGCCGTGGTGCCGATGCAGCCCATTATGCAGTACGTGGGCGAAAAAGTGGTGGAGCAGCTCACCCTGCACGTATACTACAAAAACGGCACCGCCGAGAGCGTCCTCTACGACGACGGCGGCGAGGGCTACGGCTACCAGGAAGGCCAGCAAACCACCCGCCGCTTCACTGTGACGGGCGACGAAACCTCGCTCTTGCTAACGCAGACCAGCGAAGGCGACTACCAGCCCAGCTACGCCACCTACCGTGTGGTACTGCACGGGATGCCTAGCGCTATTCAAAGTCTAATGGCTGATGGCCAGTCGGTTGAGTTGGGTGAGTATCCGGCCACCGAAACTACTGGGGCCGCGCTAGCCGCCGTGGTGGGGGTAGGGTTTGGAGAGGTTAGAGTTGAATTGGCTATGGCGGTAGGTGAGGTGCAGGCTACGTAG
- a CDS encoding glycosyl hydrolase, producing MRPLCFLFLCLLGLSAPLALVAGPPKPRPINPHATPEARRLLAYLYGLRGKHTLSGMHNVLGLMSATTDSVQRLTGEYPAIWGGDFGFADSTHDIDNIKYRPLLVAEIKKQHQRGAIIVLSYHQANPALGEPTPFEGGILSKLTDAQWQELLTPGTPLYQKWAAQMDLLAGYLQQLQAARIPIIFRPYHEMNGGWFWWGGRPGPQGAAALWNQLYKYYTQHHHLNNILWAWTPDKPTPGVETFFPGRDKVDLLGTDIYPRKDSAAAVYPQRWYAAMQQLAGGKPLGLSEQSVLPTPAQLAQQPYVWFMSWGKMLFNANSAAEIKRVYADPRVLNAGDVTKGLK from the coding sequence ATGCGTCCTCTCTGTTTCCTTTTCCTGTGCCTGCTGGGCCTGAGCGCACCACTCGCGCTCGTGGCCGGGCCGCCCAAGCCGCGCCCCATCAACCCGCACGCCACGCCCGAGGCGCGCCGGCTGCTCGCGTATCTGTACGGCCTGCGGGGCAAGCACACCTTATCGGGGATGCACAACGTGCTGGGGCTAATGTCGGCAACTACCGATTCGGTGCAGCGCCTCACGGGCGAGTACCCGGCCATCTGGGGCGGCGACTTCGGCTTCGCCGACTCGACCCACGACATCGATAACATCAAGTATCGGCCGCTCTTGGTGGCTGAAATCAAGAAGCAGCACCAGCGCGGGGCCATTATCGTGCTCAGCTATCACCAGGCCAACCCGGCGCTGGGCGAGCCTACCCCCTTTGAGGGCGGCATCCTCAGCAAGCTCACCGATGCCCAGTGGCAGGAGCTGCTAACGCCGGGCACGCCCCTTTACCAGAAGTGGGCCGCCCAGATGGACCTGCTGGCCGGCTACCTGCAGCAGCTGCAAGCCGCCAGGATTCCCATCATTTTCCGGCCCTACCACGAAATGAACGGTGGCTGGTTCTGGTGGGGCGGCCGGCCGGGGCCGCAGGGCGCGGCTGCGCTCTGGAACCAGCTCTATAAATACTACACCCAGCACCACCACCTCAATAACATCCTCTGGGCCTGGACGCCCGACAAGCCCACGCCGGGCGTCGAGACGTTTTTTCCCGGCCGCGACAAAGTGGATTTGCTGGGCACGGACATCTACCCGCGCAAAGACAGCGCCGCCGCGGTGTATCCGCAGCGCTGGTACGCGGCCATGCAGCAGCTGGCCGGCGGCAAGCCACTGGGCTTATCCGAGCAAAGCGTGCTCCCTACCCCCGCCCAACTGGCGCAACAGCCCTACGTCTGGTTTATGTCGTGGGGCAAGATGCTGTTTAACGCTAATAGCGCGGCGGAAATCAAGCGCGTGTATGCCGACCCGCGGGTGCTGAATGCGGGGGACGTGACGAAGGGGCTCAAATGA
- a CDS encoding cation diffusion facilitator family transporter, whose amino-acid sequence MPDQSESKTAIVAALAANLGIAAIKFGAAWVTGSSAMLSEGIHSLVDTANEWLLLLGLRRSQQPADARRPFGYGKELYFWSFMVSVFIFSVGGGLSIYEGIEHLRHPEPLGSPTWNYVVLSLAFIFDGLSFLVARRTFNKQRGRQSFWAAFRASKDPSVFVVLFEDASDLLGLLIAFLGVFLSHWLQMPELDGVASLLIGLLLLVVAVLLLRETKSLLLGEPAETVLLHQVAVLARAEAAIMRAAPPLTSYLSPHEILLVLPVEFAPDLPAVQLTQVVARLRAAIQAAYPDVRHVFIQPTALGEADGSAAPGG is encoded by the coding sequence GTGCCCGACCAGTCCGAATCCAAAACCGCTATTGTGGCTGCGCTGGCCGCCAACCTGGGTATCGCGGCCATCAAGTTTGGGGCGGCGTGGGTCACGGGCTCGTCGGCGATGCTCTCGGAAGGCATCCATTCGCTCGTGGACACGGCCAACGAGTGGCTGTTGCTGCTGGGCCTGCGCCGCAGCCAGCAGCCGGCCGATGCGCGGCGGCCTTTTGGCTATGGTAAAGAGCTGTATTTCTGGTCGTTTATGGTGTCGGTGTTCATCTTCAGCGTGGGCGGTGGGCTGTCCATCTACGAGGGCATCGAGCACCTGCGGCACCCCGAGCCGCTCGGCAGCCCCACCTGGAACTACGTGGTGCTGAGCCTGGCCTTCATCTTCGACGGCCTGTCGTTTCTGGTAGCGCGCCGCACGTTTAATAAGCAGCGCGGCCGGCAGTCCTTCTGGGCCGCGTTTCGGGCTAGCAAAGACCCATCGGTTTTCGTCGTGCTCTTCGAGGATGCCTCCGATTTGCTGGGGCTGCTCATCGCCTTTTTGGGCGTTTTTCTCAGTCATTGGCTGCAAATGCCCGAGCTGGATGGGGTAGCCTCGCTGCTCATTGGCCTGCTGCTACTGGTGGTGGCCGTGCTGCTGCTGCGCGAAACCAAGAGCCTGCTGCTGGGTGAACCCGCCGAGACCGTGCTGCTGCACCAGGTAGCCGTCCTGGCCCGCGCCGAGGCCGCGATTATGCGCGCGGCCCCGCCGCTCACATCCTACCTCAGCCCCCACGAAATTCTACTGGTGCTACCCGTCGAGTTCGCGCCCGACCTACCGGCCGTGCAGCTTACCCAGGTGGTGGCGCGGCTGCGGGCGGCCATCCAGGCAGCCTATCCCGACGTGCGGCACGTTTTCATTCAGCCCACGGCGCTGGGTGAGGCTGATGGCTCGGCCGCGCCGGGGGGGTAG